A window of the Cellvibrio sp. pealriver genome harbors these coding sequences:
- the azu gene encoding azurin, with protein sequence MKKSVFALSALLLAGVQVAHADECSFTLNSNDSMQFDQKSIAVKSNCKEFTLNLVHTGKLPKNVMGHNWVLSKAADAKSVASDGLAAGVDNHYIKAGDERVIAFTHLIGGGETVSVTFPVSKLTAGETYTYFCSFPGHIALMQGSLTLQ encoded by the coding sequence ATGAAAAAGTCTGTTTTTGCATTGTCTGCATTATTATTGGCTGGCGTTCAAGTTGCCCATGCAGATGAGTGTTCATTTACTCTGAACAGCAATGATTCTATGCAGTTTGATCAAAAATCGATTGCGGTGAAAAGTAATTGTAAAGAATTCACCCTGAATTTAGTGCACACCGGAAAATTGCCTAAAAATGTGATGGGACATAACTGGGTGTTGAGTAAAGCCGCGGATGCCAAAAGTGTTGCCAGTGATGGCTTGGCTGCCGGTGTGGATAATCATTACATCAAAGCGGGTGATGAGCGGGTAATTGCATTCACACATTTGATTGGTGGTGGTGAGACGGTATCGGTGACTTTCCCGGTAAGCAAACTGACCGCAGGTGAGACCTACACTTATTTCTGTTCGTTTCCCGGGCACATCGCTCTTATGCAGGGTAGTTTGACCTTGCAATAA
- a CDS encoding DUF748 domain-containing protein produces MMKETANTSFRVKYFAWLSWRRPWVWLLGLLLSYNLALAVIAPMVIKNRLNDIVVNQLKLNLDIGGISINPYEFTLEINDAKISGQGLDQPLGFDRLFVDLQLWNSLSSLWQLGEWKFNEVKLTGIYGEFKRINSTTHNFTQIFNNLQTHLASPSDNNTTVADTLNDGTSVSPLKLSIENIYVQVEQFHIEDQLRKNTFKTDIGPIDFHIQQFSSLPNTTGQQSLHLKTDRGVELSWKGNISVAPFASKGDVTINGPLLTTLADYFSEEFSVAITTGDYQSTFKYDIHQTKRSAITVHIFDIQTQAKNIKASQLTNNAPLLSLDEIILSGGEFKWPEEQIHIPDITLSTGDLWLTTTQDGTLNWAQLSATDDHSDAEKSAWQFTNNTLSVTGINLHYTDSSIRTASQVKVSNIAFQAKNLSTKENQPVEVSANFYLQGGKFESAARLQINPLKNAAGTYTITKFPMKAIQTFIDDYALVDITEGELSAEGKITSKEEVIQIQGNALIDQFTLQEKSSAKPILTWSQLRINRIIANTQDKKINIGRMRFDKAFADFNVFPDGSHTLSRVLVLPEIPAEPAPVATTDPASEFTYLIGRIDFDDASGKFSDASLPLPFSADITHINGTISTLDSTSNTPADVKLEGQVSDFGEMVMSGAIFPLEPTQKTRMALAFNNIDIADFSPYSIKFAGREIAKGKMDLDLEYEINKSQMLGKNNIVLHDFALGKKVAQPGAADLPLDLAIALLKDKDGTIRADLPVQGNIDDPKFDYSKTIRRALSKLITNVAAAPFRFLAGLVGVGNNKDLGYISFFAGRTDLSPAQTEKVQQLGEAMLKRPDLQITIAGVYSAAFDTDTLKEEKFNAALREQISQNLTDANIGSRKYIATLEKLYEEKNLTPSLDELKRNALNQQDDDNDNVDRLTYVRSVKDALVATEVITHEDLMQLADNRAKIVYDQLIKTPGININHIKMAAAHEGQLNKDNKLKLELKASLKKTKSQKIASQ; encoded by the coding sequence ATGATGAAAGAAACTGCAAATACGTCATTTCGTGTTAAGTATTTTGCCTGGTTATCCTGGCGTCGCCCCTGGGTATGGCTGCTTGGCTTATTGCTCAGTTACAACCTGGCACTTGCTGTTATTGCACCTATGGTCATTAAAAACCGGTTAAATGACATTGTTGTAAATCAATTAAAGCTCAATTTGGATATTGGGGGGATATCCATCAACCCTTATGAATTTACCCTTGAGATAAATGACGCAAAAATCTCCGGGCAAGGTTTGGATCAACCACTGGGGTTTGATCGTCTATTTGTTGATTTGCAATTGTGGAATTCACTGAGCAGTCTATGGCAGTTGGGCGAATGGAAATTCAATGAAGTGAAGCTCACTGGAATTTATGGCGAATTCAAACGCATCAACAGTACCACACACAACTTCACTCAGATTTTTAACAACCTTCAAACCCATTTAGCAAGTCCATCCGATAACAATACAACTGTTGCTGATACACTGAATGATGGCACCAGCGTGTCACCGCTAAAATTGTCTATAGAAAATATTTACGTGCAAGTTGAGCAATTCCACATTGAAGATCAGCTGCGTAAAAACACCTTTAAAACGGATATAGGGCCAATTGATTTTCACATCCAACAATTCAGTAGCCTGCCCAATACCACAGGACAGCAATCCTTACACTTAAAAACGGATCGCGGTGTTGAGCTGAGTTGGAAAGGCAATATTAGTGTTGCGCCTTTTGCCAGTAAGGGCGATGTCACCATCAATGGACCACTGTTAACAACACTGGCAGATTATTTCAGTGAAGAGTTTAGCGTTGCCATCACTACCGGCGATTACCAATCCACCTTTAAATACGATATTCACCAAACAAAAAGATCAGCCATAACGGTTCATATTTTTGATATACAAACCCAAGCGAAAAATATAAAGGCCTCGCAGCTAACCAATAATGCACCATTACTCTCACTTGACGAAATTATCCTGAGTGGAGGCGAATTCAAATGGCCGGAAGAACAGATTCACATACCAGACATCACATTAAGCACTGGCGATCTATGGCTAACGACTACACAAGATGGAACACTCAATTGGGCGCAATTAAGTGCGACAGACGACCATAGCGACGCAGAAAAATCGGCTTGGCAATTCACCAATAATACCCTGTCGGTCACTGGCATAAACTTGCACTATACAGATTCATCGATCCGCACTGCTTCACAAGTCAAGGTTAGCAATATTGCCTTTCAGGCAAAAAACCTGAGCACAAAAGAAAATCAACCCGTAGAAGTGTCTGCCAATTTTTATTTGCAAGGCGGAAAATTTGAATCAGCCGCAAGATTACAGATCAATCCACTCAAGAATGCCGCAGGCACTTACACCATTACAAAATTCCCGATGAAAGCCATTCAAACATTTATTGATGACTATGCATTGGTTGACATTACTGAAGGCGAGCTTTCAGCGGAAGGTAAAATCACTTCAAAAGAAGAGGTCATTCAAATTCAAGGAAATGCACTGATTGACCAATTCACGTTGCAAGAGAAATCATCCGCAAAACCAATACTCACATGGTCACAACTGAGGATTAACCGCATAATTGCCAATACCCAAGATAAAAAAATCAACATCGGACGTATGCGTTTTGATAAAGCGTTTGCAGACTTCAATGTATTCCCGGATGGTAGCCACACGCTATCCAGAGTATTAGTGTTACCTGAAATTCCTGCTGAACCCGCACCTGTGGCAACAACCGACCCCGCCAGCGAATTTACCTATTTAATTGGCCGTATTGATTTTGATGATGCGAGCGGAAAATTTTCCGATGCATCGCTCCCACTGCCGTTCTCGGCTGACATTACCCACATCAACGGCACTATTTCCACATTGGATTCAACCAGCAACACACCCGCCGATGTAAAACTGGAAGGGCAAGTCAGCGATTTTGGTGAAATGGTAATGAGCGGCGCGATTTTCCCGCTGGAGCCAACACAAAAAACGCGCATGGCGTTAGCGTTTAATAATATTGATATTGCTGATTTTTCGCCCTACTCGATTAAATTCGCAGGGCGTGAAATTGCCAAAGGGAAAATGGATCTCGATCTGGAATATGAAATCAATAAAAGCCAAATGCTGGGGAAAAACAATATTGTGCTGCACGATTTCGCGCTAGGTAAAAAAGTCGCGCAACCTGGCGCTGCCGATTTACCGCTCGACCTTGCCATCGCGCTACTAAAAGATAAAGACGGCACCATACGCGCAGACCTGCCCGTGCAAGGGAATATTGACGATCCGAAGTTTGATTACAGTAAAACCATTCGCCGCGCGTTGAGCAAACTAATCACCAATGTTGCCGCAGCACCATTTCGCTTTTTGGCGGGATTGGTCGGCGTGGGCAATAACAAAGATTTAGGTTACATCAGCTTTTTTGCTGGCCGCACCGATTTATCGCCCGCACAAACTGAAAAAGTCCAACAGTTAGGCGAGGCAATGCTCAAACGCCCGGATTTGCAAATTACAATCGCAGGCGTTTACTCGGCAGCGTTTGATACAGACACACTCAAAGAAGAAAAATTTAATGCCGCGTTGCGCGAGCAAATATCCCAAAACCTTACCGATGCCAATATCGGTTCGCGCAAGTACATAGCAACACTGGAAAAACTCTACGAAGAAAAAAACCTCACGCCCAGCCTTGATGAGTTAAAACGCAATGCGCTTAACCAGCAGGATGACGACAATGACAATGTGGATCGCTTGACCTATGTACGCTCAGTGAAAGACGCACTAGTGGCAACGGAAGTTATTACGCATGAGGATCTCATGCAACTGGCAGACAACCGCGCCAAAATAGTTTATGACCAACTGATTAAAACGCCGGGCATCAACATCAACCACATCAAAATGGCAGCCGCTCACGAAGGGCAACTGAACAAAGACAACAAATTAAAACTGGAACTGAAAGCCAGTTTGAAAAAAACCAAAAGCCAAAAAATCGCATCGCAATAA
- a CDS encoding helix-turn-helix domain-containing protein has product MKTNFLNIHDLVLVLTAVECGVLAVLLNLLPAKHIQPRRILAGFFVLIALVLTTTLIVWNGDLKTAAINHTPVVVTVLAACLLLQGPVLYFYLRSLSQHIVLLRWRNLLHLAPALIAVILLVAFGIDSLEWQPATELTGVENAVVAFLWALVKLSPLGYIIACVIAEYKLREQLKHLYSDIAMSELKLADVVLAGFCLHWLWSLLAYLLEGLVSASVSDTLGIIDNYLTVILVNGLFVFGLINTRQLLSVHVVPAAKPVQPSKMDHKVEIIEKAIHEDKLYLESNINLERFAEQIGLKPRDISAILKMHYQSNFFEFINRYRVEEAKRLLVAPEFKDETILEIIYKSGFNSPSAFHRFFKRMVGITPTEYRQKG; this is encoded by the coding sequence ATGAAAACTAACTTTCTAAATATTCATGACCTGGTACTGGTGCTCACCGCAGTGGAGTGCGGTGTGTTGGCGGTGCTATTAAACCTGTTGCCCGCAAAACATATCCAGCCCCGGCGTATTCTGGCGGGTTTTTTTGTACTGATTGCGCTTGTGTTGACCACCACGTTGATCGTTTGGAATGGCGATTTGAAAACCGCCGCAATCAATCACACACCTGTCGTTGTCACTGTGCTGGCCGCTTGCCTGTTGCTGCAAGGGCCTGTGTTGTATTTCTACTTGCGTTCGCTCTCGCAGCATATTGTGCTGTTGCGCTGGCGCAACTTGTTGCACCTCGCTCCGGCGCTTATTGCGGTCATTTTATTGGTGGCTTTTGGTATCGATAGTTTGGAATGGCAGCCTGCAACGGAACTTACCGGTGTGGAAAATGCCGTGGTGGCATTTCTGTGGGCATTGGTAAAACTATCGCCCTTGGGTTACATCATTGCCTGCGTGATCGCAGAATACAAATTGCGTGAGCAGCTAAAACATTTGTATTCCGATATTGCTATGTCGGAATTGAAATTGGCCGATGTAGTACTGGCCGGTTTTTGTTTGCATTGGCTGTGGTCATTGCTGGCGTATTTATTGGAAGGATTAGTAAGTGCATCGGTGAGCGATACGCTCGGGATTATCGACAATTACCTCACCGTCATTCTGGTAAACGGGCTGTTTGTATTTGGCCTGATCAACACCCGGCAGTTGCTTAGCGTGCATGTTGTACCCGCAGCAAAACCGGTACAGCCCAGCAAAATGGATCACAAGGTTGAGATTATTGAAAAGGCGATCCATGAAGATAAATTGTACTTGGAGAGCAATATCAACCTTGAACGCTTTGCCGAACAGATAGGATTAAAGCCGCGCGATATTTCCGCGATTTTGAAAATGCATTACCAGAGCAACTTCTTTGAATTTATCAACCGTTACCGTGTAGAAGAAGCCAAACGTTTGCTCGTTGCGCCCGAATTCAAAGACGAAACCATTCTTGAAATTATCTACAAATCCGGCTTTAACAGCCCCTCAGCCTTTCATCGTTTCTTTAAGCGCATGGTAGGGATTACGCCAACGGAATATCGGCAAAAAGGCTAG
- a CDS encoding DUF3012 domain-containing protein codes for MHTFSTAVKLLLVIASASLMTACAPEVGSPEWCKNIEEKPKGELTMNEAKDYAKHCVFK; via the coding sequence ATGCACACGTTTTCAACCGCCGTTAAATTGCTATTGGTTATTGCCTCTGCCTCCCTGATGACGGCCTGCGCGCCTGAAGTTGGCAGCCCTGAGTGGTGTAAAAATATTGAAGAAAAACCCAAGGGCGAACTCACCATGAACGAAGCCAAAGACTACGCCAAGCATTGCGTATTCAAATAG
- a CDS encoding chitinase: MKRSIIALAALGAGLLSSSAFAVNCSGLPVWNSAAAYGGGTQVQEAGKAYKANWWSQGHSPASYSGQWQEWALLGTCDGAASSSIRSSVAPSSAAPSSVAPSSKSSSSVAPSSSSISGGNCSSPQYVAGTAYATGQLVQNAGSEYRCNIAGWCGSTAAWAYAPGTGAHWQDAWSLVKSCGAASSSVPSSVAPSSSSSVAPSSKSSSSVSSRSSSSVSGNGRVPGDAAALPKHALVGYWHNFDNGSGVIRLADVDPAWDVIVIAFVEDAGNGSVEFRLDPALNKAQFIQDVATKRAQGKNIVLSYGGEKGTVTLNNSTNLANFVNSTASIINEYGFDGVDIDLESGAGVMHGAPVINNMVSAIKQLNAMYPDFYVSMAPEHPYVQGGYVAYTGIWGAYLPMIDQLRNELDLLHVQLYNNGGLATPYAAQPYQAGTVDMMVASARMLIEGFPLANGTAGTFRGLRPDQVALGLPSGPRAANSGQATTADINKAVDCLVKRTNCGSNLPLAAYGDFRGVMTWSINWDVKDGRIFSVPVGNHLKSLP; encoded by the coding sequence ATGAAACGTTCAATTATTGCGCTCGCCGCATTAGGCGCGGGCTTGTTATCCAGTAGTGCATTTGCCGTTAATTGTTCCGGTTTGCCGGTATGGAATAGTGCAGCAGCCTATGGTGGTGGTACCCAGGTACAAGAGGCAGGCAAGGCATATAAGGCCAATTGGTGGTCGCAAGGTCATAGCCCGGCCAGCTATTCCGGTCAATGGCAAGAGTGGGCATTACTGGGTACGTGCGATGGTGCTGCCTCTTCTTCAATCCGTAGTTCGGTTGCGCCATCGTCTGCTGCGCCCAGCAGTGTTGCGCCCAGTTCAAAATCATCCAGTTCAGTTGCGCCATCCAGTTCATCGATTTCCGGTGGCAATTGTTCATCACCGCAATATGTTGCGGGTACGGCTTATGCAACGGGTCAGTTAGTGCAAAATGCCGGTAGTGAATACCGTTGTAACATTGCTGGTTGGTGTGGTTCTACTGCGGCATGGGCTTATGCTCCCGGCACCGGTGCTCATTGGCAAGATGCCTGGTCGTTGGTCAAATCCTGCGGCGCTGCATCCAGCAGTGTACCGAGCAGTGTTGCGCCAAGCTCCAGTTCTTCTGTTGCACCGTCTTCCAAATCGTCCAGCAGTGTGAGCAGCCGTTCATCATCCAGTGTCAGTGGCAATGGCCGTGTTCCCGGTGATGCAGCCGCACTGCCGAAGCATGCGCTGGTGGGTTACTGGCACAACTTTGATAACGGCAGTGGTGTGATTCGTTTGGCGGATGTTGATCCGGCATGGGATGTGATCGTTATCGCTTTCGTTGAGGATGCGGGCAATGGCAGTGTGGAATTCCGTTTGGATCCTGCATTGAACAAAGCGCAATTTATTCAGGATGTTGCGACCAAGCGTGCGCAAGGCAAAAACATCGTGCTGTCTTACGGCGGTGAAAAAGGCACAGTGACACTGAATAACTCAACCAATCTGGCCAACTTCGTTAACAGTACTGCATCGATTATCAATGAGTACGGTTTTGATGGTGTCGATATCGATCTGGAATCTGGTGCCGGTGTTATGCACGGTGCGCCAGTGATCAACAACATGGTATCGGCGATCAAACAATTGAATGCGATGTATCCGGACTTCTACGTGTCCATGGCACCTGAGCATCCTTATGTTCAGGGTGGTTATGTGGCCTACACCGGAATCTGGGGTGCGTACTTGCCGATGATCGACCAATTGCGCAATGAATTGGATCTGTTGCACGTGCAGCTTTACAACAACGGCGGTCTGGCAACACCTTATGCCGCCCAGCCTTATCAGGCAGGCACAGTGGATATGATGGTCGCTTCTGCGCGTATGTTGATTGAAGGTTTCCCTCTGGCAAATGGTACTGCGGGCACCTTCAGAGGTTTGCGCCCTGATCAGGTTGCACTGGGTTTACCATCTGGCCCACGCGCTGCAAACTCTGGCCAGGCAACAACAGCTGACATCAACAAGGCGGTCGATTGTTTGGTTAAACGCACCAATTGCGGTAGCAACCTGCCACTGGCGGCCTATGGTGACTTCCGTGGTGTGATGACCTGGTCAATCAACTGGGATGTGAAAGATGGCCGCATCTTCTCGGTACCGGTTGGCAATCACCTGAAAAGCTTACCCTGA
- the rlmB gene encoding 23S rRNA (guanosine(2251)-2'-O)-methyltransferase RlmB translates to MKREIIYGLHAVQALLKSAPQRVIEIYLLQGRNDQRLQKIVNAAEINGIHCQQVGRNKLDDMVSDENHQGVIAICTPGETYDETWLFQFLENLREPAFLLILDGVTDPHNLGACMRSAEAAGVHAVIAPKDKSTGLTPVARKVACGAAEVLPFVPVTNLARTLKKLQEQGIWLFGAAGEATQSIYQSNLTGPIGILMGAEGDGLRRLTQDTCDHLMNIPMAGTVSSLNVSVATGVCLFEAVRQRASTASRGA, encoded by the coding sequence TTGAAACGTGAAATTATTTATGGCCTGCATGCGGTGCAGGCGTTATTGAAAAGTGCGCCCCAGCGGGTAATTGAGATTTATCTGCTGCAGGGGCGCAATGACCAGCGGCTGCAAAAAATTGTTAATGCCGCCGAAATAAATGGCATTCACTGCCAGCAAGTCGGGCGCAACAAGCTTGATGATATGGTCAGTGATGAAAACCATCAGGGTGTTATTGCGATCTGTACGCCCGGTGAAACTTACGATGAAACCTGGTTGTTCCAGTTTTTGGAAAACCTGCGCGAGCCTGCTTTTTTGTTGATCCTCGATGGCGTAACTGACCCGCATAACCTGGGTGCCTGCATGCGCTCGGCAGAGGCGGCGGGCGTGCATGCGGTCATCGCACCCAAAGATAAATCTACTGGTTTGACACCTGTCGCGCGCAAAGTCGCCTGCGGTGCTGCGGAAGTACTGCCGTTTGTGCCGGTGACCAATTTGGCGCGCACCCTGAAAAAATTGCAGGAGCAGGGTATTTGGTTATTTGGTGCAGCAGGTGAGGCGACGCAATCTATTTATCAATCCAACCTGACCGGCCCGATCGGTATTTTGATGGGTGCGGAGGGCGATGGTTTGCGCCGCCTTACGCAAGACACTTGCGATCATCTGATGAACATTCCCATGGCGGGAACAGTCAGTAGTTTGAATGTGTCTGTGGCTACGGGTGTATGCTTGTTTGAAGCTGTTCGCCAGCGTGCCAGCACGGCATCGCGTGGCGCGTAA
- the rnr gene encoding ribonuclease R: protein MSKRKSPSKDPFASREAEKYENPIPSREYILDLLDSSDQPVTHEQMCVMLKLTGEDQIEALRRRLIAMARDGQLISNRRDAYVRLDKIDVVRGRVQGHRDGYGFVIRADGGEDIYLHNRQMRKVFDGDEVLVRLSGEQYRGKEEGAIVDVLIRNTTQLAGRFFNEEGVQFVRPENPRITHDIMIPFGSYGGAKHGQIVVAEITQQPDKNRLPTGRVIQVLGDHMAPGMEIELAIQAHGIPSIWPDAVLAEAALLSHEVQEKDKLHRVDVRHLPFVTIDGEDARDFDDAVLCERRKGGWRLYVAIADVSHYVQIDSALDLEARARGNSVYFPDYVVPMLPEALSNGLCSLNPHVDRLCMVCEMNISDAGRITGYQFYEGVMHSHARLTYTKVGEILTGEGDARNALREEYKAVVPQLELLHKLYECLRKARDERGAIDFETTETRIQFNEDRKIERIVPIKRNDAHKLIEECMLCANVCAAKFIEKHNLVGLFRVHEGPTEAKLTNLRAYLSELGLGLAGGDKPTPGDYQQLLQMIQGRSDAHLIQTVMLRSLRQAMYQVENHGHFGLGYEAYTHFTSPIRRYPDLLVHRAIRSIVRSTEPSTHVRRVDSAKAIPKKFIYPYSPSDMLVFGEQCSRTERRADEATRDVVSWLKCEYLRDQVGAVYDGHVSAVTSFGLFVELNELYIEGLIHITSLPHDYYRFEPAQQRLVGERTRKVFGLGDELVVRVVRVDLDNRKIDFELESASAVRRPKSAVKPKVAKRAGVKTKTAPAITASTTATKPATKKSITKAASTKQTATKKSVAKSATAKKTNVKQKADVKSADIKQVAVKQTDIAKPEPKKVEPKKVEPKKADSKKVNSKKTTAKTAAPKAPGKKTQVQKVANKPAASAVAPNTGKAAASKKAAAKKPAVGAATAKSASTKVVSKKSGSEVDHGRKTAKVANKASPTTVQSPASKTTKSKVVADTKKTPAKRPVVKAKAKD, encoded by the coding sequence TTGAGCAAACGTAAATCGCCCTCCAAAGACCCATTCGCATCGCGCGAAGCCGAAAAATACGAAAACCCCATTCCCAGCCGCGAGTACATCCTCGACCTTCTTGATAGCTCCGACCAGCCGGTTACCCATGAGCAGATGTGCGTCATGCTCAAACTCACCGGAGAAGACCAAATTGAAGCCCTGCGCCGCCGCTTGATTGCGATGGCGCGCGACGGCCAGCTGATTAGCAACCGGCGCGATGCTTACGTGCGGCTGGATAAAATTGATGTGGTGCGCGGGCGGGTGCAAGGGCATCGCGATGGCTATGGTTTTGTGATTCGCGCCGATGGTGGCGAAGATATTTATTTGCACAATCGCCAGATGCGCAAGGTGTTTGATGGCGATGAGGTGCTGGTGCGGCTTTCGGGTGAGCAATATCGCGGTAAGGAAGAAGGCGCGATTGTTGATGTGCTGATCCGCAATACCACGCAATTGGCGGGGCGTTTTTTTAATGAAGAGGGCGTGCAATTTGTGCGTCCGGAAAATCCGCGTATTACCCATGACATCATGATTCCGTTTGGCTCCTATGGTGGTGCCAAACACGGGCAAATTGTGGTCGCGGAAATTACCCAGCAGCCGGACAAAAACCGCCTGCCGACTGGGCGTGTCATTCAGGTGCTGGGCGACCACATGGCACCGGGCATGGAAATCGAATTAGCGATTCAAGCCCATGGTATTCCGAGTATCTGGCCAGATGCCGTGTTGGCTGAGGCTGCGCTGTTATCCCACGAGGTGCAGGAGAAAGATAAATTGCACCGCGTGGATGTGCGCCATCTTCCCTTTGTCACGATTGATGGCGAAGACGCGCGCGATTTTGATGATGCGGTGTTGTGCGAGCGCCGCAAGGGCGGTTGGCGTTTGTATGTGGCGATTGCCGATGTATCGCATTACGTGCAGATCGACAGCGCTTTGGATTTGGAAGCGCGTGCGCGTGGAAACTCCGTGTATTTCCCCGATTATGTAGTGCCCATGTTGCCCGAGGCATTATCCAACGGCCTGTGTTCACTCAACCCTCATGTAGATCGTTTGTGCATGGTATGTGAGATGAATATCAGCGATGCAGGGCGCATCACCGGTTATCAATTTTATGAAGGCGTGATGCATTCCCACGCGCGCCTCACCTACACCAAAGTGGGTGAAATACTTACTGGTGAAGGTGATGCACGCAACGCACTGCGCGAAGAATACAAAGCAGTGGTTCCGCAGTTGGAGTTGCTGCATAAATTGTATGAATGTTTGCGCAAAGCGCGCGATGAGCGCGGTGCAATTGATTTTGAAACGACGGAAACACGCATCCAATTTAATGAAGATCGTAAAATTGAACGCATTGTTCCCATCAAGCGCAACGACGCGCATAAATTAATTGAAGAGTGCATGCTCTGCGCAAACGTGTGCGCAGCGAAATTTATTGAGAAGCACAATCTCGTCGGCTTATTCCGTGTGCATGAAGGTCCAACCGAGGCCAAGCTCACTAACCTGCGCGCGTATCTCTCTGAATTAGGGTTGGGGCTTGCCGGGGGCGATAAACCAACGCCCGGTGACTACCAACAATTGTTGCAAATGATCCAGGGGCGCAGCGATGCGCATTTAATCCAGACCGTGATGCTGCGCAGTTTGCGCCAGGCGATGTATCAAGTGGAAAACCACGGTCACTTTGGGTTGGGGTATGAGGCGTATACGCACTTTACTTCACCGATCCGTCGCTATCCTGATTTGCTGGTGCATCGCGCCATTCGCTCGATTGTGCGCAGCACTGAGCCGAGCACCCATGTGCGCCGCGTTGACAGCGCAAAAGCGATTCCGAAAAAATTTATTTATCCTTATTCGCCCAGCGATATGTTGGTATTTGGCGAGCAGTGTTCACGCACCGAGCGCCGCGCCGACGAAGCCACTCGCGATGTTGTGAGTTGGCTCAAGTGCGAATATCTGCGCGACCAAGTGGGTGCCGTATACGACGGCCACGTCAGTGCTGTTACCAGCTTTGGTTTATTCGTGGAATTGAATGAGCTGTATATTGAAGGTTTAATCCATATTACCTCTTTGCCGCATGATTATTATCGCTTTGAACCCGCGCAGCAGCGCTTGGTGGGCGAGCGCACACGCAAGGTATTTGGTTTGGGTGATGAACTGGTGGTGCGCGTTGTACGTGTGGATTTGGATAACCGCAAAATCGATTTTGAATTGGAATCTGCCAGTGCTGTACGCCGTCCAAAATCGGCCGTCAAACCCAAAGTTGCCAAGCGTGCGGGAGTAAAAACGAAAACGGCCCCGGCAATAACGGCAAGCACAACTGCGACTAAACCGGCCACGAAAAAATCAATTACCAAAGCGGCATCAACAAAACAAACCGCGACCAAAAAGTCAGTCGCAAAATCAGCAACGGCCAAAAAAACAAACGTTAAACAAAAAGCAGATGTTAAGAGTGCTGACATTAAACAAGTAGCTGTCAAGCAAACAGATATTGCGAAACCAGAGCCTAAAAAAGTCGAGCCTAAAAAAGTAGAACCTAAAAAAGCCGACTCCAAAAAAGTAAACTCCAAAAAAACAACTGCTAAAACAGCGGCTCCAAAAGCACCTGGCAAGAAAACGCAGGTGCAAAAAGTGGCCAATAAACCGGCCGCTTCTGCAGTTGCACCCAACACCGGTAAAGCGGCGGCAAGCAAAAAAGCCGCTGCGAAAAAACCGGCGGTTGGAGCTGCAACAGCAAAATCTGCCAGTACCAAAGTAGTGAGTAAGAAATCCGGAAGTGAGGTTGATCATGGCCGTAAAACTGCGAAAGTTGCAAACAAGGCATCGCCAACAACAGTTCAATCGCCTGCGTCGAAAACAACTAAAAGCAAGGTTGTCGCTGACACCAAGAAAACTCCTGCTAAGAGACCGGTGGTTAAGGCTAAGGCAAAGGATTAA